Proteins encoded together in one Calderihabitans maritimus window:
- a CDS encoding sigma-54 interaction domain-containing protein produces the protein MDFKFQNSLKKLPEDVDVTTFLEHNYDVLYVSNGNGDTLMVSSASKELFGYSESELVGVNVRELERKRVFFPSATLRVLEHRSPVTLFQETKPGKRLFVFSSPVFDETGKIVRVVNFSKDITEVTELEKQLEKARTVVEKYRQELARVRCEQLLKERMMVIGSSKMEGLMKLVQKVAQVDTTVLITGESGVGKEVVAKAIHKLSKRSGGPFVAINCGAIPQTLLESELFGYEKGAFTGANKEGKAGLMEAAHGGTLFLDEVADLPLEFQVKLLRVLQERKVLRIGSTAPRRVDVRVIAATNKDLSELVTRGQFRQDLYYRLNVVPIEVPPLRERIEEIPLFVDFFLNKFNQKYGIVKRISEAAVEVLSSYTWPGNVRELENIIERLVVTTDKDIIDIGDLPETIRKGTVKVSTGSTLSLKELINSIEYEIIYEAYKRYKNTYAVAEILGVSQPTVARKLKAGPSIAVKKFFLKNSIINFDNLFNSILNFFHDIKR, from the coding sequence ATGGACTTCAAATTTCAAAATAGTTTGAAAAAACTGCCGGAAGACGTGGACGTAACAACTTTTTTAGAACATAATTATGATGTTTTATATGTCAGCAATGGTAACGGTGATACGCTAATGGTCAGTTCGGCGAGCAAGGAGCTTTTCGGTTATAGTGAATCCGAGCTTGTTGGCGTAAATGTGCGAGAATTAGAACGAAAGCGGGTATTTTTTCCTTCAGCCACTTTACGTGTCCTTGAACACAGGTCTCCAGTGACACTGTTTCAGGAGACAAAACCAGGCAAGCGCCTGTTTGTGTTCTCCAGCCCCGTATTTGACGAAACGGGGAAAATCGTACGAGTAGTAAATTTCTCTAAGGATATTACTGAAGTAACCGAATTAGAGAAACAGCTAGAGAAAGCCCGAACTGTCGTAGAAAAATACCGGCAGGAATTGGCACGTGTCCGTTGTGAGCAGCTGTTAAAAGAACGGATGATGGTTATTGGTAGCTCAAAGATGGAAGGCTTAATGAAACTGGTGCAGAAAGTTGCGCAAGTAGATACCACAGTGCTGATTACCGGTGAGTCGGGAGTGGGGAAAGAGGTTGTAGCCAAGGCAATACACAAGCTGAGTAAGAGATCAGGCGGACCTTTTGTTGCCATAAATTGCGGTGCTATTCCGCAAACATTATTGGAGTCAGAGCTTTTCGGTTACGAAAAAGGAGCTTTTACCGGTGCAAACAAGGAAGGTAAAGCTGGTCTTATGGAAGCTGCCCATGGCGGTACACTGTTTCTCGACGAAGTTGCGGATTTACCCTTGGAATTTCAGGTTAAATTGCTTAGAGTACTCCAGGAGCGGAAAGTATTGAGAATAGGGAGTACTGCGCCAAGAAGGGTGGACGTTAGGGTTATTGCGGCCACAAATAAAGACCTCTCCGAATTAGTAACCAGAGGGCAATTTCGTCAAGATCTTTATTACCGGCTAAATGTGGTGCCAATTGAAGTTCCCCCCCTGCGTGAAAGGATAGAAGAAATTCCCTTGTTTGTCGATTTCTTTCTGAACAAATTCAATCAAAAATATGGAATTGTGAAAAGAATCTCCGAGGCGGCTGTAGAGGTTTTGTCCAGCTATACTTGGCCCGGTAATGTACGGGAACTGGAAAACATTATTGAACGCTTGGTGGTAACTACCGATAAAGATATTATCGATATAGGCGATCTACCTGAGACAATCAGAAAAGGTACGGTAAAAGTTTCTACTGGATCCACTTTATCCTTAAAGGAGCTGATAAATAGTATTGAGTATGAGATCATTTACGAGGCTTACAAGCGTTATAAAAATACCTACGCTGTGGCTGAAATCTTGGGCGTCAGTCAACCTACCGTAGCCCGCAAGCTTAAGGCCGGTCCCTCAATAGCTGTGAAGAAATTTTTCCTAAAAAATTCAATTATAAATTTCGATAATTTATTTAATTCAATATTGAATTTTTTTCATGATATTAAAAGGTAG